The Salinispora tropica CNB-440 genome has a window encoding:
- a CDS encoding toxin glutamine deamidase domain-containing protein, whose translation MAVPYPRDLIAEYPTVWNAVCWVSAGEAWPTGDEDQMRELAEAWKGLAETINDALLEADPAVLKILQNWGGDSGEAFGQLWNQLAIDPGAGLPLIQEAAAAFAHGAENAAMEIEYAKLTILIAFLITVISVFVALLMAWLGGVSAAGIPAILAAGRQAVTVAVRRLVAQMGRQLFTRAGMHAALRNVGMQVGQRLTREGLGHAGRRFALELAEEVSEELIIDVTAQAYQINAGTRAEWDVRRTGTAALGGAFGAVLGTGLKAGTRFARNNLAPRMPISFSPPAVDFPGAGIARWGGRTLAAGTQNAIVSPAASVLANRVMTGEWSMPGGDAVLGGFASGAGRGGATMAASSGGSALAHLHNKLAGLDPSAVKGAGLDTGPSNLPTTGLGSISLAPPPAFDPASLDGAGQVGVGADAVAGSVSPSSMAGDPQGGSSKHDGSIVVGQSAAPTIHSALSPFADGSVGDDSTADSAQHAPISPDSEPAVVPVVASSAPAAVGPTAGLLPTTPATGGAVANPTVAGTPALATAQSSPAVSPSGSTSGTSASVAGGSSQTGSPQTAAGPGTQTGTRTPPASGPPVPTGNPRAPNSAGSVSLGPATTPTASVPTSKLTPTVPAATGASPSTTPDPANRVPTQRVSVDGAMPASAPSHTGAPTTGTPDSPIGGNETSVPTEARRSTGPTGGNTHSWQGKSFTVTGDPNGREAKRTLIEASRRLAEAVRTAVKGKAISKGKMPGMAGALMMPNGEVTTHTSMTADKGTKPPTQPAVHPVVQDVLDRIKADLEAKHGEGAGHGKCAEVALVSDQIYRLEEEWRQAGEPGALEQYALNALSGAKVVTHQVRTGWDEAGVKHDLGHYRLPCRSCRSLLPQFGIDPLSDPERSPKVYQPPVPGVVGNGRPLSDERPYGEPEGLVPPEPAHQQALDDAVPRDPETGRPEVHPDPRLRSWVGKVNDGGPTVPGRDRNCADVGLSFLSTWFGRPEVAAATIEGADLEHASTARQEQALGSAFSYRGTGPSGLDDIAVTLQGAGHGSAALIVTTSTKADGRAHTWNVVNHQGLIVWVDGQAGLVSDAGPFRSAGIGDVWSITLDAEGDPLPPGQPQSDTDAPATEPVPVPPHSTAPAEGQRPDDSVGGRAAGISEQSWGAENDYLGALSDAERATLFDELAAARSEATHILGELQSLAAGVNARLGLTGADALRTLGEEHRVKGAESLARKYRTTLATLGYDIGSALATVNDVVRFSLRGPESELYGPAVDNVLASLEERGYQVTNLKNFWRSGNRFFGLNCTLVSPGGRTFELQFPTATSYAIGKQTHVPYEVVRDPAQPAADRVHAFLDILAINKSQGAAARMPGGMEAVRFGEANDSSFAKWIGASKRARLRKEYLDWLGQQPYAFADVCVERGLTASDLPGLDRDLIGETHGDADIRLLPPAAGPGRPAGQPDRERRHHGPDAGGDLGSVDRRVDVPSGRGGGVSVGGPGDGRGPGGGSGHRGTGDGSLHDGSVADGSGVDRDLSRGVAEVAPGRPEVAGPELLSVEPETNYGLPETRSMGPGKLAPLEDPRYQQDVALSLRTAEGYTYLADPFTHPYGRLINDGGPAEQGRGNNCLDCSLAALSSFYGDPQVAQPRWPDIRVGGSFETELGEDSGLTRAEEWLGGIWAGGSAGLPAAPTARAAAVSDQYARLYQRVAQSGPGSAALVVADWLGADDVTGELILDEEGGVTPDGAHAFILVYPSGVDRPVWWDPQHGVAMPEPPPAYVARTYALWSMMVPSGGGTNDGGRGTSADHSSAGDPKSGPAGRVRVRLGGSGGTLGGGASLGKARGSGAIHHRPDGRGDSPLEPAAPADSSAVRGSPPPRPLHGTTGLAEGGPAGLNPTDTESAATSVVPPLTAADVAELATVTHQLRTANTFSRVAVRRELTATVDRLGLRDGMLGAEQRMATLPAEVRAALAEVINQGSAHTSERSRLRPDRRTSEAKERPVGLPRMRTYVGTHLTVNSLLLTLATTFTLNAGGRPELALMLGAGAFVGAVTTGPTKWLAKRAGLAAEDRRARYDARQDARTAAEEDVATAAVLVAHTDDVTSTVQKLGAATTGLDGQVSAVQEQLRRDERRHRVMGPPRRFPSAGEDAPAVSDDSPGTGTSSAGAPGGSTAVGLTSRERERLAELRSLVARHDGARPWARFGVGREIRALLNSLGLRQGTPGVDHRRDLVPPDVRPLVERFGGSRTAVVRARARAVIDRYPADDQRPGTVAPWWMSAVENAPNLLTATTVAGVGDLLGQLRLGWFGIAGALAAAATGVAVDPVVARREAVAKDARDTWDADNPAVPAEALLSQAAEAVADPISAVADRAATAVRRTADLEQRLADLERRVTDSQRRNGLIDSFRRLLFGDPAWAGLPPSKDATPISKDATPASRASADPEASTDPAAEPSVGSRDPASLQQLAELAVRHGSVGPLARPSVARQLRFLIDRLGLREGTPGADQRRAQVPDELRPVVERHGQLGVTSRVITRFSRPPALATDSTERPSNMRSLRVFAVEQTLGPLVQAGTWVGVAQVSQIAAGAGPSKILAGGLLGPLRDLLLNRAETRVKDARRAWDLANPNPAMEPKTRAAGLAGPSATAVTSAVGQLDVASRRLDDITSTLDRLAQGHAAGPSDPAATPGIGEPLDVAGPASLNRADAWELQTAAHQVRTADALSLRPALRELHAVIDRLGLRAGMLGAPDRIAQLPGVARRVVAEFGGDRAGRARQLRTLRAQRRTAENTRPPGIPGLRTYLVSSGLTTAATAGAATAVAIAVASPLTPVIPIAAAVAAPVIGVSKWYARRRGLAADDVRSRFDARVDARGAADQVDQVVDRVNEPVAELERAANRLEGQLGAAESATDRLAERLAETHRRVGLLSRLFDIVGWGPTAPTGSNPEAGAVRESRGSPEDSPESGRITAAAVPNSGFHGLGRPVADPVAVLATAHAALPQVASYAGVDDIGPTGPNRFEIYAAGRFSFRVWLTTGPLTDGVVAQTTRNSDGSFTVTVSDRAVDGVVARALTHEIAELAALHDSRQILIGPLDPGTDDGLINPAGLTAHDQGRMAEIRLLAAEYEFAGPPTRLALRVEIDALANHLGLRLGDPAAPGRAAIIPRDVHAQLMRLSTPSVTQESVAEVLDGSPATEVEQRRWVDYRNQLVPDSQVPSTTELQARLHELAIQGEREQVSLPRMSAHAGQILHLPPAQLGLIRDVHPTLADRIAAEGVYVDLAGRFDLRPYALTDAPEFSLAESRSAFDLGAEVGRQSLLAEDRARGYVVIRAAFGARSAAMAMLHTHDLHYLTNARKLALVPGVLARALYALVPGAPPLDLEVTPTATAAEVTVIADRVTLPAGESGEPAPEYGRPRDLWTGQPAPLFDGPPKREQVQQGKLGDCGMLASMAAVAGHRPEAIAQLFQPNPDGTVDVLLHESTLLGDSIGPTGRRLRITVHPDVPIWDSVSGESAYADQSVIGSSWASLLEKALAAVDRTWSSDRHQQWQLTWAAWESPNDPLVAAPTGYARLDVGSHRQMQAELLTQLTGLPSRAASFDQTPGRETASEARLAALLAAGSPVITATRGEDQYPAAIRNQLPHGLVAGHAYEVVAVGNGQVQLHNPWNTRHPTPMTVREFLDLMNESFAYLEPPPTPPVQSSDPHTLGRTWLEELGYSIAYYALLAADGTVSGLVVSESSRRGQRTRHWMAAGAPSAPGSALPVDRTEAERIAREALGFTLPDEPALHDMLEG comes from the coding sequence GTGGCGGTGCCTTACCCCAGGGACCTGATCGCCGAGTATCCCACGGTGTGGAACGCCGTCTGTTGGGTCAGCGCCGGTGAGGCGTGGCCCACCGGCGACGAGGACCAGATGCGTGAGCTCGCCGAGGCGTGGAAGGGCCTCGCTGAGACGATCAATGATGCTCTCCTTGAGGCCGACCCGGCTGTATTGAAGATCCTCCAGAACTGGGGCGGAGACTCCGGGGAGGCGTTCGGCCAGCTCTGGAACCAGCTTGCCATCGATCCGGGCGCGGGCCTGCCATTGATCCAAGAGGCCGCCGCCGCTTTCGCCCACGGGGCCGAGAACGCCGCGATGGAGATCGAGTATGCGAAGCTGACCATTCTCATCGCTTTCCTGATCACGGTGATCTCTGTCTTCGTCGCGTTGCTGATGGCCTGGCTGGGTGGGGTGTCGGCGGCGGGTATCCCCGCCATTCTGGCTGCTGGCCGACAGGCCGTGACGGTCGCGGTCCGGCGACTGGTCGCACAGATGGGCCGGCAGCTCTTCACCCGTGCCGGGATGCATGCCGCTCTGCGTAACGTTGGCATGCAGGTCGGCCAGCGGCTAACCCGGGAAGGGCTGGGTCACGCTGGGCGGCGGTTCGCTCTTGAGCTGGCCGAGGAGGTCAGCGAGGAACTCATCATCGATGTCACCGCCCAGGCCTACCAGATCAACGCCGGTACGCGGGCGGAGTGGGACGTCCGCCGTACCGGCACCGCCGCTCTCGGCGGCGCCTTCGGCGCGGTTCTCGGCACCGGTCTGAAAGCCGGCACACGCTTTGCCCGCAACAACCTGGCCCCCCGGATGCCGATCTCGTTCAGCCCTCCGGCGGTGGACTTCCCCGGTGCTGGGATTGCCCGCTGGGGCGGCAGGACCCTCGCCGCCGGCACGCAGAACGCCATCGTCTCGCCGGCTGCCAGCGTCCTGGCCAACCGCGTGATGACCGGGGAGTGGAGCATGCCCGGCGGCGACGCGGTTCTGGGAGGTTTCGCCAGTGGTGCTGGCCGCGGGGGCGCCACGATGGCGGCCAGCAGCGGTGGTAGCGCGTTGGCGCACCTGCACAACAAGCTCGCCGGCCTCGACCCCAGCGCGGTGAAGGGCGCCGGACTGGACACCGGTCCGAGCAACCTGCCAACAACCGGGCTCGGATCGATCTCGCTTGCCCCTCCGCCGGCCTTCGACCCGGCCAGCCTCGACGGTGCCGGCCAGGTGGGCGTGGGCGCGGACGCCGTCGCTGGCTCCGTCTCACCGTCCTCGATGGCCGGTGACCCGCAGGGCGGTTCGTCCAAACATGATGGGTCTATTGTCGTCGGGCAATCTGCTGCCCCCACCATTCACAGCGCCCTCTCGCCGTTCGCCGATGGCTCCGTCGGGGATGACTCCACGGCTGACTCCGCTCAGCATGCGCCGATCTCCCCGGACTCGGAGCCCGCAGTCGTGCCCGTCGTGGCGTCGAGTGCCCCCGCAGCCGTCGGCCCCACCGCCGGCCTCCTACCAACGACACCTGCCACCGGCGGCGCCGTCGCGAACCCAACTGTGGCCGGGACACCGGCACTGGCAACGGCGCAATCGAGCCCCGCCGTCAGCCCTTCGGGCAGCACCTCGGGTACCAGTGCTTCCGTCGCCGGTGGGAGTAGCCAGACCGGGAGCCCCCAGACCGCGGCCGGGCCGGGCACCCAGACCGGCACGAGGACTCCGCCGGCGAGCGGCCCGCCCGTGCCTACCGGCAACCCGAGGGCGCCGAACTCGGCCGGCTCCGTTTCGCTCGGCCCCGCCACCACCCCCACGGCAAGCGTCCCTACGTCGAAACTGACGCCAACCGTTCCGGCGGCGACTGGTGCCAGCCCATCGACCACGCCGGACCCGGCGAACCGGGTTCCCACCCAGCGCGTCTCCGTTGATGGAGCGATGCCCGCTTCGGCGCCGTCCCACACCGGCGCTCCGACCACCGGCACTCCAGACTCGCCCATCGGCGGCAACGAAACAAGCGTCCCAACCGAGGCTCGCCGTTCCACGGGCCCAACCGGTGGCAACACCCACAGCTGGCAGGGCAAGTCGTTCACCGTTACCGGAGATCCAAACGGTCGGGAGGCCAAGCGAACGCTCATCGAGGCGTCCCGGAGATTGGCCGAGGCCGTCCGGACAGCAGTCAAGGGAAAGGCGATCTCCAAGGGCAAGATGCCGGGCATGGCGGGTGCGCTGATGATGCCGAATGGCGAGGTCACGACCCACACCAGCATGACCGCCGACAAGGGCACGAAGCCGCCGACCCAGCCGGCGGTACACCCAGTGGTGCAGGACGTTCTCGATCGGATCAAGGCCGATCTCGAAGCGAAGCACGGCGAGGGGGCCGGGCACGGCAAGTGCGCCGAGGTCGCCCTGGTCTCCGACCAGATCTATCGGCTGGAGGAAGAGTGGCGCCAAGCGGGCGAGCCGGGAGCACTAGAGCAGTACGCCCTGAATGCGCTGAGCGGCGCGAAAGTCGTTACGCATCAGGTCCGCACAGGTTGGGATGAAGCAGGTGTCAAGCACGACCTAGGCCACTATCGGCTGCCGTGTCGATCATGCCGTAGCCTCTTACCGCAATTTGGCATCGACCCGCTCTCGGACCCAGAACGGTCACCAAAGGTCTACCAGCCCCCCGTGCCCGGGGTGGTGGGCAATGGGCGGCCCCTGAGCGACGAACGCCCATACGGGGAGCCCGAGGGGCTGGTCCCGCCGGAGCCAGCTCACCAGCAGGCGTTGGACGATGCCGTGCCCCGCGACCCGGAGACCGGCCGGCCGGAAGTGCATCCGGACCCGCGGCTGCGCAGCTGGGTCGGCAAGGTCAACGACGGGGGTCCGACAGTCCCCGGCCGGGATCGGAACTGCGCCGACGTCGGCCTCTCCTTCCTCTCCACCTGGTTCGGTCGGCCTGAGGTAGCGGCGGCCACCATCGAAGGGGCGGATTTAGAGCATGCCAGCACCGCCCGGCAGGAGCAGGCGCTTGGCAGCGCTTTCAGCTACCGCGGCACTGGCCCATCCGGGCTGGACGACATTGCTGTCACCCTTCAGGGGGCTGGCCACGGTTCGGCAGCATTGATTGTCACCACCTCCACGAAAGCCGATGGTCGTGCCCACACCTGGAACGTGGTCAACCACCAGGGACTGATCGTATGGGTCGATGGTCAGGCGGGGCTCGTTTCTGACGCAGGCCCTTTCCGCAGCGCCGGTATCGGCGACGTCTGGTCCATCACGCTCGACGCTGAAGGTGACCCTCTTCCGCCGGGTCAGCCCCAGAGCGATACCGACGCTCCGGCCACCGAGCCGGTCCCGGTTCCACCGCACTCCACGGCCCCGGCCGAGGGTCAGCGGCCGGACGACAGTGTCGGAGGCCGCGCGGCTGGCATCTCTGAGCAGTCCTGGGGCGCGGAGAATGACTACCTCGGTGCCTTGTCGGATGCCGAGCGGGCGACTCTCTTTGACGAGCTCGCCGCAGCCCGGTCGGAGGCCACCCATATCCTCGGTGAGTTGCAGAGCCTCGCCGCTGGGGTCAACGCGCGACTTGGGTTGACTGGTGCGGATGCGCTGCGGACGTTGGGCGAGGAGCATCGGGTCAAGGGTGCGGAGTCGCTGGCCCGGAAGTACCGCACGACGCTGGCGACATTGGGGTATGACATCGGGTCGGCTCTGGCCACGGTCAACGACGTGGTCCGCTTCTCGCTGCGGGGGCCGGAGTCAGAATTGTATGGTCCGGCGGTTGACAACGTTCTTGCCTCGTTGGAGGAAAGGGGCTATCAGGTTACCAACCTGAAGAACTTCTGGCGCTCCGGAAACCGGTTTTTCGGCCTGAACTGCACGCTTGTTTCCCCGGGCGGTCGGACCTTTGAGTTGCAGTTTCCGACCGCCACCAGCTACGCGATCGGGAAACAGACCCACGTCCCGTACGAGGTTGTGCGGGACCCGGCGCAGCCTGCGGCGGACCGGGTGCACGCGTTCCTGGACATTCTCGCGATCAACAAATCCCAGGGTGCCGCTGCGCGCATGCCGGGTGGCATGGAGGCTGTGCGATTCGGTGAAGCAAACGATAGCAGCTTTGCAAAGTGGATCGGGGCGTCGAAGCGAGCCCGCTTGCGTAAAGAATACCTCGACTGGCTCGGACAGCAGCCCTACGCGTTCGCCGATGTATGCGTTGAGCGAGGATTGACCGCGTCCGACCTGCCGGGTCTGGACCGTGACCTGATAGGGGAGACGCATGGAGACGCTGACATTCGGCTACTTCCTCCTGCGGCGGGACCCGGACGGCCCGCCGGTCAACCTGATCGCGAACGCCGACACCATGGGCCCGACGCAGGCGGTGATCTGGGATCGGTCGACCGACGCGTGGACGTTCCGTCCGGACGTGGCGGGGGCGTTTCTGTGGGAGGACCCGGAGATGGGCGAGGTCCAGGAGGTGGATCGGGCCACCGCGGAACGGGAGACGGTTCACTTCACGACGGTTCCGTTGCCGACGGCAGCGGAGTTGACCGAGATCTGTCGCGAGGCGTTGCCGAGGTGGCTCCGGGGCGCCCGGAAGTAGCCGGGCCCGAGCTCCTGTCGGTAGAGCCCGAGACGAATTACGGGCTACCCGAGACGCGGTCCATGGGGCCGGGGAAGCTGGCTCCGCTGGAGGATCCGCGCTATCAGCAGGATGTTGCGCTGAGCCTGCGGACAGCCGAGGGCTATACATACCTGGCCGACCCGTTCACCCACCCGTACGGTCGCTTGATCAACGATGGCGGGCCAGCCGAGCAGGGCCGTGGTAACAACTGTCTGGACTGTTCTCTGGCCGCGTTGTCCAGCTTCTACGGTGACCCGCAGGTTGCCCAGCCGCGCTGGCCGGACATCCGAGTCGGTGGCTCTTTCGAGACCGAGTTGGGTGAGGACAGTGGCCTGACTCGGGCCGAAGAGTGGCTGGGGGGAATCTGGGCCGGTGGTTCGGCCGGGCTCCCCGCCGCGCCCACCGCACGTGCCGCCGCGGTTAGTGATCAATATGCCCGACTGTACCAACGGGTCGCGCAGTCAGGTCCAGGAAGCGCGGCGCTGGTGGTGGCCGACTGGCTCGGCGCTGACGACGTAACGGGTGAGCTCATCCTGGACGAAGAGGGTGGTGTCACCCCCGACGGCGCCCATGCTTTCATTCTCGTCTATCCGAGTGGCGTCGACCGGCCGGTGTGGTGGGACCCACAGCATGGGGTCGCGATGCCGGAACCACCACCCGCCTATGTTGCCCGGACCTACGCGCTCTGGTCGATGATGGTGCCCAGCGGAGGTGGAACGAATGACGGAGGACGAGGCACGAGCGCTGATCACTCGTCTGCTGGGGACCCGAAATCCGGTCCGGCTGGGCGAGTTCGAGTTCGGCTGGGTGGCTCGGGAGGAACTCTCGGAGGAGGAGCGAGCCTCGGGAAGGCACGTGGGTCAGGGGCGATTCATCATCGACCGGACGGGCGTGGTGACAGCCCACTCGAGCCTGCCGCCCCAGCTGATTCTTCAGCAGTACGTGGGAGCCCGCCGCCAAGGCCGCTTCACGGGACGACAGGTCTGGCCGAGGGGGGACCAGCCGGGCTGAACCCAACCGACACGGAGTCGGCCGCCACCTCGGTTGTCCCGCCGCTCACCGCCGCTGACGTGGCCGAGCTGGCGACGGTCACGCACCAGCTGCGGACGGCGAACACCTTTTCCCGTGTGGCTGTCCGACGGGAACTCACTGCCACTGTGGATCGGCTGGGGCTGCGGGACGGCATGCTCGGCGCGGAGCAGCGGATGGCCACCCTGCCCGCCGAGGTGCGGGCCGCCTTGGCCGAGGTGATCAACCAAGGTTCGGCCCACACGAGCGAGCGTTCCCGGCTACGCCCCGATCGCCGTACCTCCGAGGCGAAGGAGCGCCCTGTCGGCCTGCCGCGGATGCGCACGTACGTCGGCACGCACCTTACCGTGAACTCGCTCCTCCTCACGCTGGCGACGACGTTCACCCTCAACGCCGGCGGTCGACCCGAGCTGGCCCTGATGCTGGGCGCCGGTGCGTTCGTGGGCGCCGTCACCACCGGCCCAACGAAGTGGCTGGCCAAGCGAGCGGGGCTGGCGGCCGAGGATCGTCGGGCCCGGTACGACGCCCGCCAGGACGCCCGGACCGCGGCGGAGGAGGACGTGGCCACCGCAGCGGTGCTCGTCGCCCACACCGACGACGTGACCTCGACAGTTCAGAAGCTGGGTGCGGCGACGACCGGGCTCGACGGACAGGTGTCGGCCGTTCAGGAGCAGCTACGTCGGGACGAGCGTAGGCATCGTGTGATGGGCCCTCCTCGCCGGTTCCCGTCGGCGGGCGAGGACGCACCGGCGGTGTCCGACGACAGCCCCGGAACCGGTACGAGTTCGGCTGGCGCCCCGGGTGGTTCGACCGCCGTCGGGCTGACCTCGCGTGAGCGGGAGCGCCTTGCCGAGCTGCGTAGCCTCGTCGCCCGTCACGATGGGGCGCGGCCATGGGCTCGGTTTGGTGTCGGCCGGGAGATCCGGGCACTGCTGAACAGCCTCGGGCTGCGGCAGGGAACGCCCGGCGTGGACCACCGTCGGGACCTGGTGCCGCCAGACGTACGGCCGCTCGTTGAACGGTTCGGCGGCTCGCGTACGGCTGTGGTGCGGGCCCGGGCCCGAGCCGTCATTGACCGCTACCCGGCTGACGATCAGCGTCCGGGTACGGTCGCGCCATGGTGGATGTCGGCGGTGGAGAACGCGCCGAACCTGCTGACAGCCACCACCGTGGCGGGGGTCGGTGACCTCCTCGGTCAGCTGAGACTCGGCTGGTTCGGGATCGCGGGCGCGCTCGCCGCAGCGGCGACCGGTGTGGCGGTTGACCCGGTGGTCGCCCGACGGGAGGCCGTCGCCAAGGACGCCCGGGATACCTGGGATGCGGACAACCCCGCGGTGCCTGCGGAGGCGCTGCTCTCCCAGGCGGCCGAAGCGGTCGCCGATCCGATCAGCGCGGTGGCCGACCGCGCCGCGACCGCCGTGCGCCGCACGGCCGACCTGGAGCAGCGCCTCGCCGATCTGGAGCGCCGGGTCACCGACTCGCAGCGCCGCAACGGCCTGATTGACTCCTTCCGTCGCCTGCTCTTCGGCGACCCGGCCTGGGCCGGACTGCCCCCGTCGAAGGACGCCACTCCCATATCGAAGGACGCCACTCCGGCGTCGCGGGCGTCCGCCGACCCGGAAGCGTCCACCGATCCGGCCGCCGAGCCGTCGGTCGGCTCGCGTGACCCGGCGTCGCTGCAACAGCTTGCTGAGCTCGCCGTACGGCATGGGTCCGTCGGCCCGTTGGCGCGCCCGTCAGTGGCCCGGCAACTGCGGTTCCTCATCGACCGGCTCGGTCTGCGCGAGGGGACACCGGGTGCGGACCAGCGGCGTGCGCAGGTGCCGGACGAGCTGCGGCCGGTGGTGGAGCGGCACGGGCAGCTGGGCGTGACCAGCCGGGTGATCACGCGTTTCAGTCGCCCGCCGGCTCTGGCGACGGACAGCACCGAACGGCCGAGCAATATGCGGAGCCTCCGGGTTTTCGCGGTCGAGCAGACCCTCGGACCACTGGTGCAGGCCGGCACGTGGGTCGGGGTGGCCCAGGTCTCCCAGATCGCCGCGGGGGCCGGGCCGAGCAAGATCCTGGCTGGGGGGCTCCTCGGTCCGCTCCGTGACCTGCTGCTCAATCGTGCCGAGACCCGGGTCAAGGACGCACGACGGGCCTGGGACCTGGCCAACCCCAATCCGGCGATGGAGCCGAAGACGAGGGCGGCGGGGCTCGCCGGCCCGTCGGCGACAGCCGTGACCAGCGCCGTTGGGCAGCTCGATGTGGCCTCCCGGCGTCTCGACGACATTACGTCGACGCTGGACCGGCTGGCGCAGGGACATGCTGCCGGCCCATCGGACCCGGCTGCCACCCCGGGCATCGGGGAGCCGCTGGACGTCGCCGGTCCGGCCTCGCTGAACAGGGCGGATGCCTGGGAGTTGCAGACGGCCGCACACCAGGTGCGGACGGCCGACGCGCTCTCGTTGAGGCCGGCCCTGCGCGAACTGCACGCGGTGATCGACCGGCTGGGTCTGCGGGCGGGCATGCTCGGGGCGCCGGATCGGATCGCGCAGCTGCCCGGAGTGGCCCGGCGGGTGGTCGCCGAGTTCGGCGGTGACCGTGCCGGCCGGGCGCGACAGCTACGCACGCTCCGGGCGCAGCGGCGGACCGCCGAGAACACTCGCCCGCCGGGTATCCCCGGCCTTCGGACCTATCTTGTCTCGAGCGGGCTGACCACCGCCGCGACCGCCGGAGCGGCCACCGCGGTCGCCATCGCGGTGGCCAGCCCACTGACGCCGGTGATCCCGATCGCCGCAGCCGTCGCCGCGCCGGTGATCGGCGTCTCCAAGTGGTACGCCAGGCGGCGGGGCCTCGCCGCTGACGACGTGCGCAGCCGGTTTGACGCACGTGTCGACGCCCGGGGCGCCGCCGACCAGGTGGACCAGGTCGTTGACCGGGTGAACGAGCCGGTCGCCGAGCTGGAACGGGCGGCCAACCGGCTCGAGGGCCAGCTCGGCGCCGCCGAGTCGGCCACCGACCGGTTGGCCGAGAGGCTGGCGGAGACCCATCGCCGTGTCGGCCTGCTCTCCCGTCTCTTCGACATCGTCGGCTGGGGGCCGACAGCCCCGACGGGGTCCAACCCGGAAGCCGGTGCGGTCCGGGAGAGCCGCGGCAGCCCAGAAGACTCACCCGAATCCGGGCGGATCACGGCGGCGGCCGTACCGAACTCGGGCTTCCACGGTCTGGGGCGGCCCGTCGCCGACCCGGTCGCGGTGCTGGCCACCGCCCACGCCGCGTTGCCGCAGGTGGCTTCCTACGCCGGGGTGGACGACATCGGCCCAACCGGGCCGAATCGCTTCGAGATCTACGCGGCCGGACGGTTTTCGTTCCGGGTATGGCTGACCACCGGTCCACTGACCGACGGTGTGGTGGCCCAGACGACGCGCAACTCGGACGGATCGTTCACGGTGACCGTCTCGGATCGGGCGGTGGACGGAGTGGTCGCCCGCGCGCTCACGCACGAAATCGCAGAGCTGGCGGCCCTGCACGATTCCCGGCAGATCCTGATTGGACCGTTGGACCCGGGGACCGATGACGGGCTGATCAACCCGGCGGGGCTTACCGCGCATGACCAAGGGCGGATGGCCGAGATTCGCCTACTCGCCGCCGAGTACGAGTTCGCCGGCCCGCCCACCCGACTCGCTCTCCGCGTCGAGATCGATGCCCTCGCCAACCATCTTGGCCTGCGGCTGGGGGATCCGGCCGCACCTGGACGTGCGGCAATCATCCCCCGGGACGTGCACGCGCAACTGATGCGTCTGAGCACGCCATCGGTGACGCAGGAGTCGGTCGCCGAGGTCCTGGATGGCAGTCCAGCGACAGAAGTCGAACAGCGTCGGTGGGTCGACTACCGCAACCAACTCGTCCCGGACTCCCAGGTGCCGTCAACCACCGAACTCCAGGCCCGGCTGCACGAGCTGGCGATCCAGGGCGAGCGGGAGCAGGTCAGCCTCCCCCGAATGTCGGCCCACGCCGGGCAGATCCTCCACCTGCCGCCGGCTCAGCTGGGCCTGATCCGGGACGTGCACCCGACACTCGCCGACCGGATCGCCGCCGAGGGCGTCTACGTCGACCTGGCGGGCCGGTTCGACCTGCGCCCGTACGCGCTCACCGACGCCCCGGAGTTCTCGCTGGCGGAGTCGCGGTCCGCCTTCGACCTGGGCGCGGAGGTGGGGCGGCAGTCGCTGCTGGCCGAGGACCGGGCCCGAGGTTATGTCGTCATCCGCGCCGCCTTTGGTGCGCGCTCCGCCGCCATGGCCATGCTGCACACGCACGACCTCCACTACCTGACCAACGCTAGAAAGCTGGCCCTGGTGCCGGGTGTCCTCGCCCGGGCGCTGTACGCGCTGGTGCCCGGCGCACCGCCACTGGACCTGGAGGTGACCCCGACAGCAACCGCCGCCGAGGTCACCGTGATCGCCGACCGGGTCACACTGCCGGCGGGGGAGTCGGGCGAGCCCGCACCCGAGTACGGCCGGCCACGCGACCTGTGGACCGGGCAACCGGCCCCACTCTTCGACGGGCCGCCCAAGCGGGAGCAGGTGCAGCAGGGAAAGCTTGGTGACTGCGGGATGCTGGCCAGCATGGCCGCCGTCGCCGGCCACCGTCCGGAGGCGATCGCGCAGCTCTTCCAGCCCAACCCGGACGGCACCGTGGACGTCCTGCTGCACGAGAGCACCCTGCTTGGCGACTCAATCGGGCCGACCGGCCGGCGGCTGCGGATCACCGTGCACCCCGACGTGCCGATATGGGACTCCGTGAGCGGTGAGTCGGCGTACGCCGACCAGAGCGTGATCGGCAGCTCGTGGGCGTCGCTGCTGGAGAAGGCGCTCGCGGCGGTGGACCGGACCTGGAGCAGCGACCGTCACCAGCAGTGGCAGCTCACCTGGGCCGCATGGGAGAGCCCGAACGACCCGCTCGTGGCCGCACCGACCGGATACGCCCGGTTGGATGTCGGCAGCCATCGGCAGATGCAGGCCGAACTCCTCACCCAGCTCACCGGCCTGCCGAGCCGCGCTGCCTCCTTCGACCAGACCCCTGGGCGGGAAACCGCCAGCGAAGCCCGGCTGGCCGCACTGCTGGCCGCCGGCAGCCCGGTGATCACCGCTACCCGAGGCGAGGACCAGTATCCGGCGGCGATCCGCAATCAGCTTCCGCACGGGCTCGTCGCCGGACACGCCTACGAGGTGGTGGCGGTCGGCAACGGCCAGGTGCAGTTGCATAATCCCTGGAACACGAGACATCCGACGCCGATGACGGTGCGGGAGTTCCTCGACCTGATGAATGAGAGCTTCGCCTACCTGGAGCCGCCGCCGACCCCACCGGTCCAGTCATCCGACCCGCACACCCTTGGGCGGACCTGGCTGGAAGAGCTGGGGTACTCCATCGCCTACTACGCCCTGCTCGCCGCCGACGGTACGGTGAGTGGCCTGGTGGTGTCGGAGTCGTCCAGGCGGGGACAACGCACCCGGCACTGGATGGCTGCCGGAGCGCCGTCCGCTCCCGGGAGCGCGCTGCCCGTCGACCGGACCGAGGCCGAGCGGATCGCGCGGGAGGCGCTTGGCTTCACGCTGCCCGACGAGCCGGCACTGCACGACATGCTGGAGGGATGA